GAGGAAGGTGTGGAGATCCGCCATCTGCTGCGGCGTGATGGCGGCCTCCAATCCTTCGGGCATGAGCGAGGTGCTAGTGCTGGTGAGCGATGTGATCTCCGCCCGCTCGGCCATCTGAAAATCCACCTGTGTTTGCACAGAGTGGGCAGGCTCATGCGCCCATTCTGACGGGTGACTGTTTTTTTGTGATAAAAGAACTCATCGCTTTTGTTGCGAAGGTGGTCGGAGTGGGTTCACATCTCCCGTCATCATGCCACCCCCGTCAGGCATCACTCCGCCAGCCTCGGACATCGTCACCCTCAGTCTCATCTCGCATACAAATGCGGGCAAGACCACGCTCGCCCGTACGCTCCTGCGCCGGGACGTGGGGGAGGTGCGGGATGCCGCGCATGTGACGCTCTTTAATGAGTCCTACACTTTGTTAGAAGAGGACGCGCGGCTGCTGCGGCTGTGGGACACACCCGGCTTTGGCGACAGCGCACGCTTATTAAAGAGACTGCAACGCGAGCGCAATCCTGTGCTGTGGTTCCTTTCCCAATCCTGGGACCGCCTTACCGACAAGCCTCTCTGGTGCAGCCAGCAGGCGCTGAAGAATGTGCGCGATGAGGCCGATGTGGTCCTCTATCTGGTGAATGCCACTGAGCCGCCTGAAGTCGCCGCCTACATTACGCCTGAGATGGAAATCCTGGGCTGGACCGGCAAACCGGTGCTGGTGCTGCTGAACCAGACCGGGCCTCTGGAATCGAAAGAAACCGATGAGGCTGAGATGGCGGCGTGGCGCGAACATCTCAAGAGCTACACTTTTGTCCGCGATGTGCTGCGCATGGATGCCTTTGCCCGCTGCTGGGTGCAGGAAGATCGGCTCATGGATTCTCTCGCACCGTTGCTCGCGGAACGGAAGGCGGATGCCTTCAAGCACCTGAAGCGTGCCTGGCATCAGCGCAATGTGGATGTCTTTCGCCAGTCTTGCCGCGTGTTATCCGAGTTGCTCACCGCGGCAGTGCTGGATGGCGTGGCAGTGCGCAATGAAACCTTGCTGGAGCGGGTAGGCATTGGCCGTTCCGATCTGAACAAAGAATACCAGGAGGCCCGTGAAAAGCTGGCCACCCAATTGGCCGACCGAATCACCGCAGCGACGAACTCCCTCATCCGTCTGCATGGGCTGGAAGGAGAGTCGGCACGTGCGCTCGGGGCACTGGCCAAAGATCAGTTTCACACACCGCAGCCGGTGCCAGAAGCCATCTGGAGCGTGGTGGGCAGCGTGGCGGGCGGGGCCATGGGTGGTCTCATTGCAGACTTGAAGATGGGCGGCATGACCTTTGGTGGCGGGGCTTTGCTCGGCGGTCTCGCCGCCGGGCTTGGTGCTTATGCCTTGATCAAGAGTTACAACCTCGTGCGTGGTGGTGATCATCGTCTGCACTGGTCACGTGAGCACTTCCGCGAGCAGGTGCGTTTGGCGATGCTCACTTATCTTGCCGTGGCTCACTTTGGCCGTGGCCGTGGTGAATGGCAGGAGTGTGTGGAGCCTGCGCATTGGAATCAGATCGTCGAGCAAGTGCTCGATGAACACGGCGATGGTGTGGACCGTTTATGGAAAGAAGGTGTGGAGAAAGGGGCGATGCCCGATGCTCTTTCGAAGTCCGCCTTGCCGCTGGTCAACGACTGCCTCTCATGCACGCTCACACGCTTGTATCCTGATGTGATGTTTGATGCATGAAGCTGTCATGAGGTGATCATGATGAACTGCTTCAACAGGTCTTTGAATGCCTGAGTGATCCCTTGAAACAAAGAGACCCTCCGGCATGCGGAGCCGGAGGGTCTAGTTTGGCGATCCAGCAACCAACAACAGTGAGGATCGTTTGGCACGAAAGTCTTAGCTGAGGAAGCTGCAACATCGTGGCCTGCCAAGCGCAAGGCTTCGACAGACATCCGAAGGTTAAAAAGTTTTACCCTTCCCGTCAACCCAAGGGGTTGTTTTTTGCAAAAACGTGAGGTTTTATCATTTTTGAGATGCTTATTTTCCGTGAAACTCTGATAATTTTAGAAGAAAGGCGCTTGACAGCATTGTGGATAAATGACTGTTCATGTGAATAAGTGCAATAAGAAATGGGCCCTTTTATCCCCTATCGAGGGGATCCGTTCGGAGGAAAGATGCGTTCATTTCAGTTCGTTTTGTCCTTCTGCCCCCCACCCTTGTCGGTTTGTGGCCGGCCCAGATCCAGTCAGCGAAACTGATTGAAGATGCGCCGGACGCGCTGACGTTGGTGTCCCACCCCCAGCCAGGAATTTTTCACATGGTTATCCCCCGCATTCACCGCACTGCCTCGTGGTCCGCACTCGCTGCGTCCCTGCTGACTTTCTCGCTCCAGGCCAATGATTGGTCCAACTGGCGCGGCCCCCTCCAAAACGGCGTGAGCCTGGAGCACTACACAGGGGCAGGCAAATTGCCCGATTCTGCCGCCTGGACCTACGATGCCCGCAGCCGTGGCACGCCAGTGATCGTGGACGGAAAGGTGATTCTTTGGGGTTATCGAGGCGAAACGAGTGATTTGATCGAACTTTTGACCGTTTTGGATGCCAAAACTGGCAAAAAGCTCTGGGAAGTGGAAATTGCCGACTACCTCAGCGATTCCATCTACAACCGCTATTCCATCGGCGCTCCGACCGTGGATCCAGAAACGAAGCGTATCTACCTCGTCAGCAATGCCGGCGTGTTTGTCTGCTATGAGATGGATGGCAAGAAGGTGTTCGAAATCCCGCTGATGGAAGATTTCGGGCGGATGACCTTCCCAAATGCTCGTGTGGGCAGCCCAGTGATCGAGGGCGACCTGGTGATCACCCACTTCATTTTCTCCAACTGGGGAGCCGACGGTCCTGCTGCTGACCGCGCCTATGCTTTTGATAAAAAGACGGGCGAGCTCGTCTGGTGGGCGCTTCCTGGCGTCAGCCCGCCGGTGGACAGCTCCTTCTCCACTCCAGTGCTGGAAACCCGCGATGGCAAACGCGTGATGTATTACACCACGGGTTGCGGCCACATCGTCTGCGTGAATGCCCGCAGCGGCAAAGCCTACTGGAAGATGCCCATCTGCAAAAACGGGGTGAATGCCTCCGTCGTGCTGCACAAGGGCAATAAGCTCATCGCCATCCACGGTGACGAGAACATCGATAGCTCTGAGAAGGGACGCATGGTCGCCATCAAGCTGCCTGAAACCCTCACCGCCCCCACGACTCCAGAAGGCACCGTTTTGACGGGTGCCGAACTCTGGCGTCTGCCCCTGGGAGCCACCAGCAGCTCCCCCGTGGTGGTTGGCGACATGCTTTATCAGCTCACCGACGGTGGCGAACTCTACTGCATCAATATCGAAACCGGCAAAGAGCTGTGGAAGAAGAAGCTCAGCAATGCGAATCTGCATTCCTCCGCCGTTTATGCCGACGGCCTGCTGTATTGCCCCATGATGGAAGGCAAGCTGGTGGTGGTGAAACCTGGCGAGACCGATGCGGAAATCGTCCAGGAGATCAAACTCGAGGGCCAGTGCCTGGGTGCCCCCTCCATTTGTGATGGCGTGGTGTATGTCACCACGACCGAAAAGCTTTACAGCTTCCCGATTCCCAACAGCGGCATCAAGGTGGATGCGGCCCCCGTGGTGGAAATCCCGAAAGCTGGCAAGCCTGCCGCCTTGCAGATCATCCCGGCTGAAGTCGTCATCATGAACGGCAGCAAGCAGGCCTTCCGCATCCGCAGCGTGGATGCCAATGGTTTTGTCGTCAGCGAAGACGTCAAAGGCGTGAAGTGGGAATCCTTCATCCCGCCGACAGCCAAGGTGAAAGCCTCCATGGACGCGAAGTTCAACGATGCGGGTGAATTGGTGGTGGCTGCTAATGCCAAAGAAAGCGCCGGTGCCTTTAAGGCCACTGCTGCCGACGGCACCTTCGGAACCATCCGTGGTCGTGCGCTGAAGAACCTGCCTCTGACGGAAGATTTTGAAGGCTACAACCTGGATCAGGATCAGCCTTCTGAGGGCGTGAAGTTCTCCTACCCGCCGCTGCCGTGGATCGGTGCGCGCTTCAAGTTCGACGTGCGCGAGCTCGAAGGAAACAAGGTGTTCGCCAAGACTTTTGACCGTCTGCTTTTTCAGCGTGGCACAGTCTTCGTTGCTCCGTCCCACCTGTCCAATTACACCATGCAGGCCGATGTGCGCACCGAGGGCAGCGCCCGTCTGAAATCTGACATCGGTTTCATCAACCAGCGCTACCTCATTTGCCTGCGCGGCAATGCTAACAAGCTGGAAGTCAGCTCGAACCCCGAGCGTCTGAAGGTCGAAGGCAATTTCAAGGTCTCCGCCAACACCTGGTATACCCTGAAGACCCGTGTGGATGTGAACCCCGACGGCAGTGGCGTGGTGCGTGGCAAGGTGTGGGAAAAAGGCCAGCCTGAGCCTGAAGCCTGGACCGTGGAGGCCAAGGTGGCCAAAGCCCACACCCAGGGTAGCCCCGGCATCTTTGGTTTCAGCCAGATGAATCAGAAGCGTGTGTTTCTGGACAATCTGAGCATCACTCCGAACAAGTAATCCTCTCTCTCTGTCTCTACCCTTTCCATGAAGCTAAAATCCACCCTCCTCCTGGCGCTGTTCAGCGCTTCTGCCCTTCAGGCTGCCGACTGGTCCGAATGGGGCGGCGGCAAGAGCCGCAACATGGTGTCCGAAGAAAAAGGACTGCCGCTGGAATTCGAACCTGGGAAAAAGTACGGTCCCAAGGCCGCACCAAAGATCGCGGGTCGTCTGCGTCCGAATGCTGAAGAGGCCAACAAAGGCCCCGGCGCTGAAGATGTGGACATGAGCACCACCAAGAACTGCCTCTGGGTGGCCAAGCTGGGTTCCCAGACCTACGGCACGCCCATCATTGCCGATGGCAAAGTCTACGTAGGCACCAACAACGAAACCCCGCGCGACCCGAAAAACATCGGTGACCGTGGCATCGTGATGTGCTTTGAAGAGAAGACTGGCAAGTTTCTCTGGCAGCTCGTTTCCCCTAAAATGGGCAGCGGCAAGGTTAATGACTGGGAGTACCTGGGCATCTGCGCCAGCCCGACCATCGTTGGCAACCGCGCTTATGTTCCTGGCAACCGCTGCCAGATCATCTGCCTGGATGTCGAAGGCATGGCCAACGGCAACGATGGCATGAAGGACGAGGCCCAGTTCATGGCAGTGCCAGACAAGGATGGCAAGCTGACCCCGGTGGAACCCGGCCCGCAGGATGCAGACATCATTTGGGTCTATGACATGTACAAGGAACTCGGCGTCTTCCAGCACAATGCCACGGCTGGTTATCCGCTGATCATTGGTGATAAGCTCTTTGCTCCGACCTGCAACGGCGTGGACTGGACGCACACCAACATTCCATCCCCACAGTCTCCCAGCTTCATCATGCTGAATGCCAACGATGGCACGCTCATGGGTGAAATGGACCATGTGGCCAGCGAGCGCGTGCTTCATTGCTCCTGGTCCAGCCCGACCTACACGGAGGTCAATGGCAAGCCGCAGATCGTCTTCGCCGCCGGCGATGGCTGGGTTTACTCCATGGCCCCGGAGACCGAGAAGAAGGACGACTTCGACATCCTCAAGGAATACTGGCGCTATGACGCGAACCCGCCTGAGTATCGCAAAAACGATGCGGGTGAGCCGATCAAGTATGTGGAATACGACGGCCCGAGCGAGATCATCGGCACCCCTGTGGTGTATGACGGCCTCGTTTACGTTGCCATCGGCCAGGACCCTGAGCACGGTGAAGGCGTGGGCATGCTGAGCTGCATTGACCCCAAAGGCACGGGCGATCTTTCCGGTAAAGCTGTCTGGACCTTCAAAGGGATCGAGCGCTCCATCTCCACTTGCGCCGTCAAAGATGGCCTGGTTTACATCGCCGACTACACTGGCCGCCTGTTCTGCCTCGATGCCAAAACCGGCAAGGAATACTGGAAGTTCGACACCAAGGGCCACATCTGGGCCAGCCCGCTCGTCGCGGATGGCAAGGTGTACATTGGCAACGAAGAAGGCGAACTGTTCATCCTGGCCGAAGGCAAGGAGCTCAAGGAACTGAAGACCATCGAATTCCCATCCCCTCTGCTGGGCGGTCTGGTCGCTGCCAACGGCTGCCTCTACGTCGCCACCCACACCCACCTGTATTGCTTCAAAGAAGGCGGTACCCCGGTGGAAACGGCCGGCGCTGAATAAGCTGGACTCGGTTTTCCAAATCTCAAAGTGGGCTAGAGGGCAACCTCTGGCCCACTTTTTTTTGGCAGTATCCGAAGCCTCCAGGAAACCATCTGCCCATTTTTTAAAACTTGCTGCCGGGATGCAAGAGAGCGGCTGCGGTGTGCTTTTCACATTTCGTGACCCCACTCTCTCGCCGTCATTTCCTCGGTTCCGTAATGGCTATTCCTGTGATCGGCTCTCCTGCCGCCGCTCTGGCTGCATCATCCCCGACATCCTTCGAGTTTGTTTTTCTCACGGACCCTCATATCCAGCCAGAGCTTGGTGCGGTGGAAGGAGTGAAGCAGTGCTTCGCGAAAGTGAATGAACTGAAACCTGCCTTTGTCGTCACTGGGGGCGATTTGATCATGGATGCCCTGGCCGTGGGTGAAACGCGAGTTCATCTGCAGTGGGACTTATGGGATGAAGTCATGAAGACATTGCAGCCGCAGGCTTACCACACGATTGGCAACCACGATGTCTGCGGTTGGTCCCGCAAGGCGGTGCTCAAAAAAGACCATGCTGACTATGGCAAGAAGCTCTTTGCAGACCGATATGGAAAGGGCAGGACATACCGCAGCTTTGACCATGGCGGCTGGCACTTCATCCTGCTCGATAGCATCGCTTTGGGGGAGGATGGTGGCTACAAAGGCTGGATTGATGATGATCAACTAGCCTGGTTGCAGGATGATCTGGAAAAGGTAGGACGGCAGACTCCCATCATTCTGGTCAGTCATATTCCTTTCTACAGTGTCTGGCATCAGGTGATCCAGGGGCCAGAGGTCACTCTAGGCCCGGGGGCTTTGGTCGGAAACGTGCGCGAGTTTCGGAAATTACTGGCTGGTTACAACCTGCGGCTTGTGCTCAGCGGTCACGGTCATATCTCCGAACGTATTCAGTTCGACAAGGTGACTTATCTGCAAGGTGGCGCGGTTAGCGGCATGTGGTGGAAGGGGCCAGTTCACGGCAACCCCGAAGGCTTTGTCCACATCACTTGCCATCAGGATGGGCGTTTTGAGGATCGTTACATAAGTTACGATTGGGCACCTCGTAAATGATCCGTTCGCTAGCAGTATCCAATGCTGGGAAGCTGGGTCTGGCTGGAAATCATCGTGGCTGGAAGAGCTGATTCGATGAAGACAGCGCCGCCGATATTCCACGGTCCGATACTGGCAATGGCTTGCCTGCTGAGGGCGTGCCAGCAGTAGGTTAACGTAGTCGAACAGGAAGTTAGGCCAGCCCATCCATGCCACCTGTGCTGGTGGCGAAGGCTTCCTCCTGCAGGCCGAGGCGGTGTAGGGTGCTGAGGTAGAGGTTCGGCAGCGGGTAGTTGTTCTTTTGGTCGAAGGCGAGATGCTGGCCGTGTTTGAAACCGCCTCCGGCGAAAAGCACGGGCATGTTCTTGTTGTCGTGGCTGGAGGCATTGCCCAGGTTGGAGGTCATGAGGACCATCGTCTCATCCAGCATGGAGTCGGCCTTCAAGCGGCGCAGGAAGCCGCCCCATTCGTTGATCATGCCCTGTTCCACGATGGCAAGCTGGCGCAGCTTTTCCTCGTTCATGCCGTGGTGGCTGAGGCCGTGGTAGCTTTCATCCACGCCATCCAGTCCGGTGACCGCATTGCCCGTGACATGCAGGGTGACAAAACGGGTGGAGTCCGTGGCGAGGGCCAGGTGAATGATGTCCAGGTAGATGCGCTCCACGGCCACCTCGTTATCGCGTGGGATTTGAGTGGGAGCCTTGGCATTGACCTTGGGCTTGGGCTTGCGGATCCACTCCTCATTGGCGACAAGGCGCTGCTCCAGGTCCCGCACACTGGTGAACCAGGCGTCTAGTTTGTCCCGGTCCCCGGCACCGACTTCACGCATGAGGGTCTTGGCCTCGGCCCCGACGACGTCCATGACGCTGCGCCCACGGCGGATCAGCTCGGTCTGCCGCTCTTGTTCAGCAGCGTTGTCGTTAACAAAAAGTTTGGCGAAGAGCTTCATCGCGTTGTTCTCCGCCGGGATCATGGCTCCGTTTTCCGTGTAGGCGGGACTGCTCTGGCTGTTGGTGTTGAGCACCAGGGATGGGAAACGAGTCTCGTGGCCCAGATGCTTGGCCATCAGTTGGTCTAGCGAGATGGTGTTTCGGGAGGTGGCTCCGCGCTGGTTGGGACAGGCCGAAAAGATGCTCCCCTCGGCGGTGTGACCACCGGAGACCCCGGGATGGGAGGAGCCGGAGATGACGGTGAAGTCCTGGCGGATGTCCTGCAGGGATTGCAGGTATTGGGAGGGCTTGTAATCACGTCCGGCGGTTTCGGGCACGAGGTGGGGATTGTGCAAACCGAGGGCGAGGCTGATGCCGACGAAACGTTTGGCCTGGCGTGCCTCTGGCACGGCGGCAAAGGCGGGAGTCATCGACTCTAGCACAGGCAGTCCCAGGGAAATGCCGAGGCCACGCAGGACGGTGCGACGCGAGAGGTGGCGCTTGGTGGTGAAGGAGGCTGAGTTCATGGGGGGAGGGACTACTTGTGCGTGAAGACGGGGCTCTTCACGGCTTCTAGGATCAACGAGCGAAGGCCGAAGTTCTTGCCTTTAGCCTGGGTGACAATGGCCTCCACGGCCTCGCGGTCGCCAAAGCGGATGGGCGCACCGGTGGCGTAGGTGAGGAACTGGCCGACAAATCCGACGGCGAGTTGCTCGGGCTTATGAAGATAGATTTGCTTCCAGCTTTGCAGGTCGGCGAAGGGATCGCCCTTTGGCGTGGTGCCGGAGGCCACAATAGGAACGCCTTTACCACGGAGACCGTAGCGCTCGCGCCAGACCCCGACGGGATCGAAGTTTTCCAAAACGAAGCCGGGCGGGTCGATCGTGGCGTGGCAGGAGTTGCACGATTCGTTGGAGCGATGTTTTTCCAACTGGTCACGAATGGAGGTGGCGCCACGGATGTCGGGCTCGATGGCGGGGATGTCTGGCGGTGGTGGCGGGATGTGCTGACCCAGCAGGCGCTCATTGACAAACACCCCGCGAATGACCGGGGAAGTGGTGGTACCATCGGCGGTGACTTTTAGAATGGAACCCTGAGTGAGCAGGCCGCCACGGATGACATCCTTGGGGTTAGTCAGCGAAATCTTTTGCAGGCCCTGGCCCGGTGTCACCTCGGCGGCGGCCTGATAATGCCGGGCGAGACGGCCATTGAGGAAGGTGAAGTCGGAATCTACCAGGTGGGTGACGGCGAGGTCCTTTTGCAGCAGCTCAGTGACATAGGCACGAGTCTCGTGCAGCATGGACTCCTGCACCAC
The Prosthecobacter algae genome window above contains:
- a CDS encoding DUF3482 domain-containing protein; the encoded protein is MPPPSGITPPASDIVTLSLISHTNAGKTTLARTLLRRDVGEVRDAAHVTLFNESYTLLEEDARLLRLWDTPGFGDSARLLKRLQRERNPVLWFLSQSWDRLTDKPLWCSQQALKNVRDEADVVLYLVNATEPPEVAAYITPEMEILGWTGKPVLVLLNQTGPLESKETDEAEMAAWREHLKSYTFVRDVLRMDAFARCWVQEDRLMDSLAPLLAERKADAFKHLKRAWHQRNVDVFRQSCRVLSELLTAAVLDGVAVRNETLLERVGIGRSDLNKEYQEAREKLATQLADRITAATNSLIRLHGLEGESARALGALAKDQFHTPQPVPEAIWSVVGSVAGGAMGGLIADLKMGGMTFGGGALLGGLAAGLGAYALIKSYNLVRGGDHRLHWSREHFREQVRLAMLTYLAVAHFGRGRGEWQECVEPAHWNQIVEQVLDEHGDGVDRLWKEGVEKGAMPDALSKSALPLVNDCLSCTLTRLYPDVMFDA
- a CDS encoding PQQ-binding-like beta-propeller repeat protein is translated as MVIPRIHRTASWSALAASLLTFSLQANDWSNWRGPLQNGVSLEHYTGAGKLPDSAAWTYDARSRGTPVIVDGKVILWGYRGETSDLIELLTVLDAKTGKKLWEVEIADYLSDSIYNRYSIGAPTVDPETKRIYLVSNAGVFVCYEMDGKKVFEIPLMEDFGRMTFPNARVGSPVIEGDLVITHFIFSNWGADGPAADRAYAFDKKTGELVWWALPGVSPPVDSSFSTPVLETRDGKRVMYYTTGCGHIVCVNARSGKAYWKMPICKNGVNASVVLHKGNKLIAIHGDENIDSSEKGRMVAIKLPETLTAPTTPEGTVLTGAELWRLPLGATSSSPVVVGDMLYQLTDGGELYCINIETGKELWKKKLSNANLHSSAVYADGLLYCPMMEGKLVVVKPGETDAEIVQEIKLEGQCLGAPSICDGVVYVTTTEKLYSFPIPNSGIKVDAAPVVEIPKAGKPAALQIIPAEVVIMNGSKQAFRIRSVDANGFVVSEDVKGVKWESFIPPTAKVKASMDAKFNDAGELVVAANAKESAGAFKATAADGTFGTIRGRALKNLPLTEDFEGYNLDQDQPSEGVKFSYPPLPWIGARFKFDVRELEGNKVFAKTFDRLLFQRGTVFVAPSHLSNYTMQADVRTEGSARLKSDIGFINQRYLICLRGNANKLEVSSNPERLKVEGNFKVSANTWYTLKTRVDVNPDGSGVVRGKVWEKGQPEPEAWTVEAKVAKAHTQGSPGIFGFSQMNQKRVFLDNLSITPNK
- a CDS encoding PQQ-binding-like beta-propeller repeat protein, encoding MKLKSTLLLALFSASALQAADWSEWGGGKSRNMVSEEKGLPLEFEPGKKYGPKAAPKIAGRLRPNAEEANKGPGAEDVDMSTTKNCLWVAKLGSQTYGTPIIADGKVYVGTNNETPRDPKNIGDRGIVMCFEEKTGKFLWQLVSPKMGSGKVNDWEYLGICASPTIVGNRAYVPGNRCQIICLDVEGMANGNDGMKDEAQFMAVPDKDGKLTPVEPGPQDADIIWVYDMYKELGVFQHNATAGYPLIIGDKLFAPTCNGVDWTHTNIPSPQSPSFIMLNANDGTLMGEMDHVASERVLHCSWSSPTYTEVNGKPQIVFAAGDGWVYSMAPETEKKDDFDILKEYWRYDANPPEYRKNDAGEPIKYVEYDGPSEIIGTPVVYDGLVYVAIGQDPEHGEGVGMLSCIDPKGTGDLSGKAVWTFKGIERSISTCAVKDGLVYIADYTGRLFCLDAKTGKEYWKFDTKGHIWASPLVADGKVYIGNEEGELFILAEGKELKELKTIEFPSPLLGGLVAANGCLYVATHTHLYCFKEGGTPVETAGAE
- a CDS encoding metallophosphoesterase family protein; protein product: MAIPVIGSPAAALAASSPTSFEFVFLTDPHIQPELGAVEGVKQCFAKVNELKPAFVVTGGDLIMDALAVGETRVHLQWDLWDEVMKTLQPQAYHTIGNHDVCGWSRKAVLKKDHADYGKKLFADRYGKGRTYRSFDHGGWHFILLDSIALGEDGGYKGWIDDDQLAWLQDDLEKVGRQTPIILVSHIPFYSVWHQVIQGPEVTLGPGALVGNVREFRKLLAGYNLRLVLSGHGHISERIQFDKVTYLQGGAVSGMWWKGPVHGNPEGFVHITCHQDGRFEDRYISYDWAPRK
- a CDS encoding DUF1552 domain-containing protein → MNSASFTTKRHLSRRTVLRGLGISLGLPVLESMTPAFAAVPEARQAKRFVGISLALGLHNPHLVPETAGRDYKPSQYLQSLQDIRQDFTVISGSSHPGVSGGHTAEGSIFSACPNQRGATSRNTISLDQLMAKHLGHETRFPSLVLNTNSQSSPAYTENGAMIPAENNAMKLFAKLFVNDNAAEQERQTELIRRGRSVMDVVGAEAKTLMREVGAGDRDKLDAWFTSVRDLEQRLVANEEWIRKPKPKVNAKAPTQIPRDNEVAVERIYLDIIHLALATDSTRFVTLHVTGNAVTGLDGVDESYHGLSHHGMNEEKLRQLAIVEQGMINEWGGFLRRLKADSMLDETMVLMTSNLGNASSHDNKNMPVLFAGGGFKHGQHLAFDQKNNYPLPNLYLSTLHRLGLQEEAFATSTGGMDGLA